In Hydrogenovibrio thermophilus, the following are encoded in one genomic region:
- the ygfZ gene encoding CAF17-like 4Fe-4S cluster assembly/insertion protein YgfZ, producing the protein MMNADWKDFLSAKGAQWNDAGEVTTFGLPEIERYMVKNGPVFTSLAHQAIIKVSGEEAFDFLQGQFTNDLSDVTDEHAQLSAYCDPQGKVLAVLMVFKHQDAFYLNFDGSLKDTILKRLTMFKLRSKVELEDVSDEMIHIGYGGDFGDLDIQRLLTTKIKELYEVKTLDMDGVRDVIAVKRPGPYHCYSFFGPLASMKTVWEQLKSNGEATNNIDWKLLQIVSGQPSVDAVTGNEFIAQFLNLDKLDAINFKKGCFPGQEVIARMHYRGKATKRMLRLHLGDADAPAPGQEFVLTDDADKKYKFTCILSAPDVFEGSVCLAVTTLKPLEAVNGHLKSESGAPANVEPLPYDLTEE; encoded by the coding sequence ATGATGAACGCTGACTGGAAAGACTTTTTATCCGCCAAAGGCGCGCAGTGGAACGACGCCGGTGAAGTGACCACCTTTGGCCTACCGGAAATCGAACGCTATATGGTGAAAAACGGCCCGGTATTCACCAGCCTGGCCCATCAAGCCATCATCAAAGTATCCGGCGAAGAAGCGTTTGACTTTTTGCAAGGGCAGTTCACCAACGATCTCAGTGACGTCACCGACGAACACGCGCAATTAAGTGCCTACTGTGACCCGCAAGGCAAAGTCTTGGCCGTCCTGATGGTCTTCAAACATCAGGACGCTTTTTACCTGAATTTTGACGGCTCGCTGAAAGACACCATCTTGAAACGTTTGACCATGTTCAAGCTGCGTTCCAAAGTGGAACTGGAAGACGTTTCCGACGAGATGATCCACATCGGCTACGGTGGCGACTTCGGTGACCTAGACATCCAGCGCCTCCTGACCACCAAGATCAAAGAATTGTATGAAGTCAAGACACTCGATATGGACGGCGTGCGCGACGTCATCGCCGTGAAGCGCCCCGGCCCTTATCACTGCTACAGCTTCTTCGGCCCGCTGGCGTCGATGAAAACGGTTTGGGAACAATTAAAAAGCAACGGCGAAGCCACCAACAATATTGACTGGAAATTATTACAAATTGTCAGCGGCCAACCCAGCGTGGATGCCGTCACCGGCAACGAGTTCATTGCCCAATTTTTGAACCTGGACAAGCTGGACGCCATCAACTTCAAGAAAGGCTGTTTTCCCGGCCAGGAAGTTATTGCCCGCATGCATTACCGCGGCAAAGCCACCAAACGCATGCTTCGCTTACACTTAGGTGACGCCGACGCACCGGCACCCGGGCAAGAGTTTGTTCTGACCGACGACGCGGATAAAAAATACAAGTTCACCTGCATTTTGTCCGCACCGGATGTATTCGAAGGCTCGGTGTGTTTGGCCGTTACCACCTTGAAACCCCTGGAAGCCGTGAACGGCCACCTGAAAAGTGAAAGCGGCGCCCCCGCCAATGTGGAACCGCTACCGTACGATCTGACGGAAGAATAA
- the prfB gene encoding peptide chain release factor 2 (programmed frameshift), which yields MELNPIYTKIKDFTERTDVLRGYLDYETKQERLVEVDRELEDPAVWNDPERAQNLGKEKAQLDKVVKTIQDLDGSLESAQEILEMAEMDEDQEMVDEVVSELERLEQELDQLEFQRMFSGELDPNNCYLEIQSGSGGTEAQDWANILLRMYLRWAESHGFKAELMEVSAGEVAGIKSATVHVQGDYAFGWLRTETGVHRLVRKSPFDSGNRRHTSFASVFISPEIDDSFEIEINPADLRIDVYRASGAGGQHVNRTESAVRITHLPTNTVTQCQNGRSQHQNKAEAMKQLRAKLYELEMLSRNAEKQELEDSKSDIGWGSQIRSYVLDSGRIKDLRTNVETGNTTAVLDGDLDQFIIPNLKAGV from the exons ATGGAACTCAACCCGATTTACACCAAAATCAAAGATTTTACCGAGCGCACAGACGTGCTTAGGGGGTATCTT GACTATGAAACCAAGCAAGAACGATTAGTCGAAGTCGACCGCGAACTGGAAGACCCGGCGGTCTGGAACGACCCGGAACGCGCCCAGAATTTAGGGAAAGAAAAAGCTCAGCTGGATAAGGTGGTGAAAACCATCCAGGATTTGGACGGCAGTTTGGAATCGGCTCAGGAAATTCTGGAAATGGCCGAAATGGACGAAGACCAGGAAATGGTCGATGAGGTCGTCAGCGAGCTGGAGCGTCTGGAGCAGGAATTGGATCAATTGGAATTCCAGCGCATGTTCTCCGGCGAACTGGACCCGAACAATTGTTATCTGGAAATTCAGTCCGGTTCCGGCGGGACCGAAGCGCAGGATTGGGCCAATATTCTGTTGCGCATGTATTTGCGCTGGGCGGAAAGCCATGGCTTCAAAGCGGAGTTGATGGAAGTCTCGGCCGGGGAAGTGGCCGGCATCAAGAGTGCCACCGTCCATGTGCAGGGCGATTATGCCTTTGGTTGGCTGCGTACCGAAACCGGCGTGCATCGTTTGGTGCGTAAATCGCCGTTCGATTCCGGCAACCGACGTCACACCTCGTTCGCATCGGTCTTCATTTCGCCTGAAATCGACGACAGTTTTGAAATCGAAATCAATCCGGCGGATTTGCGAATCGACGTTTACCGCGCCAGCGGTGCGGGCGGTCAGCACGTTAACCGGACCGAATCGGCGGTACGTATCACTCACTTGCCGACCAATACGGTCACGCAATGTCAGAACGGGCGTTCCCAGCATCAGAATAAAGCGGAAGCGATGAAACAATTACGTGCCAAGCTCTATGAGTTGGAGATGTTGAGCCGTAACGCCGAGAAACAGGAGTTGGAAGACAGCAAATCCGACATCGGGTGGGGCAGCCAGATTCGTTCTTACGTGCTGGATTCCGGTCGCATCAAGGATTTACGTACCAATGTGGAAACCGGTAATACCACAGCGGTGCTGGACGGTGATCTGGACCAGTTCATCATCCCGAACCTGAAAGCAGGTGTCTGA
- a CDS encoding (R)-mandelonitrile lyase, translating to MQTRPFFRAFLIALKSSFATLGFAQSDLPQNQAQTLYPLDTQETFNGPDAYFTGDVSVKMLFPNNETAHYSGAYVTFQPGARTAWHQHPAGQHMVVTSGTALTGTRDGQVIAFEKGETVWCPKDIDHWHGATPDAAMTHLVVTGSLDGENVVWKEKVSDADYQLAVAANVSKKLDIQSLTLQQQALVPISALTASGDLTALEAAMQAGLDAGLTVNEIKEIQVHLYAYVGFPRALNGMGTLMKVVEARRTQGIKDPVGDAPGSIPKGQTSREFGEKVQTELVGHPVSGPLFDFSPAMNEFLQAHLFGDLFARGILDHQARELVTVAALANMDGVEPQLNAHIGMASNVGLSRQQLQDVARVLSARVSREAGLRVDNALKAVLAKN from the coding sequence ATGCAGACTCGACCATTTTTCAGAGCGTTTTTGATTGCGCTTAAGAGCAGTTTCGCCACACTCGGCTTTGCGCAAAGCGATCTCCCGCAAAACCAGGCCCAGACCCTGTACCCGCTTGATACACAAGAGACCTTTAACGGCCCGGACGCTTACTTTACCGGAGATGTGTCGGTGAAAATGTTGTTTCCCAACAACGAAACAGCACATTACTCCGGCGCTTATGTCACCTTTCAACCCGGTGCGCGAACCGCGTGGCACCAGCATCCCGCCGGGCAGCATATGGTGGTGACGTCGGGCACGGCTTTGACCGGCACCCGAGACGGACAGGTGATAGCGTTTGAGAAAGGCGAAACCGTCTGGTGTCCGAAAGACATTGACCATTGGCACGGTGCTACGCCGGACGCGGCCATGACCCATTTGGTGGTGACGGGGAGTTTGGACGGTGAAAATGTGGTGTGGAAAGAAAAAGTCTCCGATGCCGACTATCAGTTGGCGGTGGCTGCCAATGTCTCCAAAAAACTGGATATTCAATCTTTGACGTTACAGCAGCAGGCGTTGGTACCGATTTCGGCCTTAACGGCCAGTGGGGATTTGACGGCCTTGGAAGCCGCGATGCAAGCCGGCTTGGACGCTGGGTTAACGGTGAATGAGATCAAGGAAATTCAAGTGCATCTCTATGCTTATGTTGGTTTTCCGCGCGCGCTGAATGGTATGGGGACTTTGATGAAAGTCGTCGAAGCCAGACGTACCCAAGGTATTAAAGACCCGGTAGGTGACGCGCCCGGATCGATTCCAAAAGGGCAGACCAGCCGCGAGTTCGGTGAAAAAGTACAGACCGAATTGGTGGGTCACCCGGTGAGCGGGCCTTTGTTCGACTTCTCGCCGGCGATGAATGAGTTTTTACAGGCGCATTTATTTGGTGACCTGTTCGCACGCGGGATTTTGGATCACCAGGCCCGAGAACTGGTCACGGTGGCTGCTTTGGCTAATATGGACGGCGTGGAACCGCAGCTGAATGCGCATATCGGTATGGCGTCCAATGTGGGGTTAAGTCGACAGCAATTGCAGGATGTGGCCAGGGTGCTGAGTGCCCGTGTCAGCCGGGAAGCCGGATTAAGAGTCGACAACGCGTTAAAAGCGGTGCTTGCGAAGAACTAG
- a CDS encoding chemotaxis protein CheW — protein MAEAFNEFLTFKLGKEEFAIAIDRVQEIRGWQEPSPLPNVPAYVKGVIDIRGTIVPILDLRERFHMKAEFKATTVVIVVNLATRQGERIVGLVVDAVSDVHQFDMNALQAPPDISNSIDTQYMQGLTTIYDQGSEAEANIQNESRIASEKVSKGRMVIVIDIDKLASEGLIEQVSNVDEAIPLRNG, from the coding sequence GTGGCTGAAGCTTTTAATGAGTTTTTAACATTCAAACTGGGCAAGGAAGAGTTTGCAATTGCAATCGACCGTGTTCAGGAAATTCGCGGTTGGCAGGAGCCAAGCCCGCTACCGAACGTACCGGCCTATGTGAAAGGTGTGATTGATATTCGCGGTACCATTGTGCCGATTCTGGATTTGCGTGAGCGTTTCCATATGAAGGCGGAATTTAAGGCGACAACGGTGGTCATCGTGGTGAATCTGGCGACCCGTCAGGGCGAACGGATTGTCGGTCTGGTGGTGGATGCGGTATCGGACGTACATCAATTCGATATGAATGCGTTGCAGGCTCCGCCGGACATTTCCAACTCCATCGATACGCAGTATATGCAGGGTTTGACTACGATTTACGATCAAGGTTCGGAAGCGGAAGCGAATATTCAGAATGAGAGCCGAATCGCGTCGGAAAAAGTCTCGAAAGGCCGGATGGTGATTGTCATCGATATTGATAAGTTGGCTTCGGAAGGGCTGATTGAGCAAGTTTCCAACGTCGATGAAGCCATCCCGCTGCGTAACGGTTAA
- a CDS encoding cyclophilin-like fold protein, with product MTHAAFAQNEATSMERESFMKIRLVVENAVVEATLDDNATSRDFAAMLPLDVTLSDYHQTEKIADLPSTLSTDGAPDGIDPAIGDITYYAPWGNLAIFYRDFGYARGLVRLGRIDSGIETLIQQGELRVRIERVQDDPD from the coding sequence ATGACCCACGCCGCTTTTGCACAAAACGAGGCCACATCCATGGAAAGAGAGTCGTTTATGAAAATACGCCTGGTGGTGGAAAATGCCGTGGTGGAAGCCACCTTGGATGATAACGCGACCAGTCGGGATTTTGCGGCGATGTTGCCATTGGATGTGACCTTGTCTGATTACCATCAAACCGAAAAAATCGCCGATTTGCCGTCGACCTTGTCGACGGATGGCGCGCCGGACGGTATCGACCCAGCCATTGGTGACATCACTTATTACGCGCCCTGGGGCAATCTAGCAATTTTTTACCGAGATTTTGGTTATGCGCGAGGCCTGGTTCGCCTTGGGCGCATCGATTCCGGCATTGAAACGCTTATTCAACAAGGTGAGTTGCGCGTGCGAATTGAACGTGTTCAAGACGATCCGGACTGA
- the lysS gene encoding lysine--tRNA ligase, which yields MANPETPAVDENKIIAERRAKLAALREEGHSYPNTFRRNDVSSDLHEQYDALSKEEMEAMPKVRVKVAGRMLLRRIMGKASFATLQDTHGRIQIYVTRDELPEGFYNTQFKKWDLGDIVGAEGYLFKTNTGELSVHVEHIELITKSLRPLPDKFHGLQDQEIKYRQRYVDLIVNEESRETFQLRSKIVQHVRHFLIEKGFMEVETPMMHVIPGGATAKPFNTHHNALDMPLYLRIAPELYLKRLVVGGFEKVFEINRSFRNEGLSTRHNPEFTMVEFYAAYTDYHQLMDYTEELLKELAEMTVGSTQVPYQGQTFDFGKPFARLTMKDAILQYNPNISAEQLDDLDSARAIAKSLHLDLDESCGLGKIMTEIFEETVEEKLMDPTFITEYPAEVSPLARRNDDNPFITDRFELFIGGRELANGFNELNDAEDQAERFKAQVEAKDAGDDEAMHYDEDYIIALEHGMPPTAGEGIGIDRLVMLFTDKPSIRDVLLFPHMRPAD from the coding sequence ATGGCAAACCCTGAAACCCCAGCAGTGGATGAAAACAAAATCATTGCGGAAAGACGCGCCAAGCTCGCCGCTTTAAGAGAAGAAGGGCATTCTTACCCGAATACCTTCCGTCGTAACGACGTCTCCAGTGATTTGCACGAGCAATACGATGCCTTGAGCAAGGAAGAAATGGAAGCCATGCCGAAGGTGCGCGTTAAGGTGGCCGGGCGTATGTTATTGCGTCGTATTATGGGAAAAGCCAGTTTCGCGACGTTGCAGGATACGCATGGCCGTATTCAGATTTACGTGACACGCGACGAATTGCCGGAAGGGTTCTACAACACTCAGTTCAAGAAATGGGATTTGGGCGACATTGTGGGCGCCGAAGGCTATTTGTTCAAAACTAATACCGGTGAGCTGTCGGTTCACGTTGAGCACATTGAGTTGATCACCAAATCATTGCGTCCATTGCCGGATAAGTTCCACGGCTTGCAGGATCAGGAAATCAAGTACCGTCAACGCTATGTGGATTTGATCGTCAACGAAGAAAGTCGCGAAACCTTCCAGTTGCGCTCCAAAATCGTTCAGCATGTGCGTCACTTCCTGATTGAAAAGGGCTTTATGGAAGTGGAAACCCCGATGATGCACGTCATTCCGGGGGGCGCCACAGCCAAACCGTTCAATACCCATCACAATGCGCTGGATATGCCATTGTATCTGCGGATTGCACCGGAGTTGTATTTGAAGCGTTTGGTCGTGGGCGGTTTCGAGAAGGTGTTCGAAATCAACCGCAGTTTCCGTAACGAAGGCTTGTCGACCCGTCATAACCCGGAATTCACCATGGTGGAATTCTATGCGGCTTATACCGATTATCATCAGTTGATGGATTACACCGAAGAACTGTTGAAAGAATTGGCGGAAATGACCGTTGGTTCGACACAAGTGCCGTATCAGGGGCAAACTTTTGACTTCGGCAAGCCGTTTGCACGCTTGACGATGAAAGACGCCATTTTGCAATACAACCCGAATATCTCCGCCGAGCAACTGGATGATTTGGACTCGGCGCGTGCCATTGCGAAATCGTTGCACCTGGATTTGGACGAGAGTTGCGGGCTGGGCAAGATCATGACCGAAATCTTTGAAGAAACGGTCGAAGAAAAGTTGATGGACCCGACGTTCATTACCGAATATCCGGCGGAAGTATCGCCTTTGGCGCGTCGTAACGATGACAATCCGTTTATCACCGACCGTTTCGAACTGTTCATCGGTGGCCGTGAACTGGCCAACGGCTTCAACGAGCTGAATGATGCCGAAGACCAGGCGGAGCGTTTCAAGGCGCAGGTGGAAGCGAAAGACGCCGGTGATGACGAGGCGATGCATTACGATGAAGATTACATCATCGCCTTGGAGCACGGTATGCCGCCGACGGCCGGTGAAGGTATCGGAATTGACCGTTTGGTGATGTTGTTCACCGATAAGCCGTCGATTCGGGATGTGTTGTTGTTCCCGCATATGCGTCCGGCGGATTAA
- a CDS encoding NAD(P)-dependent alcohol dehydrogenase: MLGNTPNASAAETPANQNIPSRGYAATDESGILTPWEFERRPVGDNDVLIDIKFASICHSDIHQMKGHWGPQQYPQVPGHEIVGVVAAVGKNVTKFKVGDRAGVGCMVDTCLECEDCKGQGEQYCPETTFTYGYPEESSPTGISQGGYSNNIVVRDYFAVHIPESISFQEAAPLLCAGVTTYSPIMKAEFKKGDKVGVAGIGGLGHMAIKLAVSKGAEVYAFTTTPDKAKDILAFGAKEAIVVDDLQKLAPYKGMLDYMITTIPVQYDVAAYASVVKPNGFYTQVGMPEGFALTLSAIGMSINRVNFNASLIGDMKETQDVVNYCANHKIYPQIEVINAEQVNEAWKNVVDKKARYRYVIDAATI, encoded by the coding sequence ATGTTAGGAAATACACCAAATGCATCGGCCGCCGAAACACCGGCCAACCAAAACATTCCATCCAGAGGTTATGCCGCCACGGATGAGTCGGGCATTTTAACGCCTTGGGAGTTTGAACGTCGCCCGGTCGGTGACAATGACGTGCTGATTGATATCAAGTTCGCCAGCATTTGCCATTCCGACATTCACCAAATGAAAGGGCACTGGGGGCCACAACAGTATCCGCAGGTGCCGGGCCATGAAATCGTCGGGGTGGTGGCTGCCGTCGGTAAAAACGTCACCAAATTTAAGGTCGGAGACCGTGCCGGGGTCGGTTGTATGGTCGATACCTGTCTGGAATGTGAGGACTGTAAGGGACAGGGCGAGCAGTACTGTCCGGAAACCACCTTCACTTACGGCTATCCGGAAGAAAGTTCTCCGACGGGCATTTCTCAAGGGGGCTATTCCAATAACATCGTGGTACGCGATTATTTTGCGGTGCACATTCCGGAAAGCATTTCCTTTCAGGAAGCGGCTCCGTTATTGTGTGCCGGCGTCACCACTTATTCTCCGATCATGAAAGCCGAGTTTAAGAAAGGCGATAAGGTTGGGGTGGCCGGTATCGGTGGTTTGGGGCACATGGCGATCAAGCTGGCGGTGTCGAAGGGCGCGGAAGTTTATGCGTTTACCACCACGCCGGACAAAGCCAAAGATATTTTGGCGTTCGGTGCCAAAGAAGCCATTGTTGTGGACGATTTGCAGAAGCTGGCCCCTTACAAAGGGATGTTGGATTACATGATCACCACCATTCCAGTGCAGTATGATGTGGCGGCCTACGCTTCAGTGGTGAAGCCGAACGGTTTCTATACCCAGGTCGGGATGCCGGAAGGGTTTGCGCTGACGTTAAGCGCGATTGGCATGTCGATTAACCGGGTGAATTTCAATGCTTCCTTGATTGGGGATATGAAAGAAACCCAGGATGTGGTCAATTATTGCGCCAATCACAAGATTTACCCGCAGATTGAAGTCATCAATGCCGAACAGGTGAATGAGGCCTGGAAAAATGTCGTGGACAAAAAAGCGCGTTATCGTTATGTCATTGATGCCGCGACGATTTAA
- the nadB gene encoding L-aspartate oxidase, whose amino-acid sequence MNSDVLPHSHTDVLVIGSGIAGLSIALKLAKHFSVTLVAKSSMNEGSSAYAQGGIAAVLDPFDSVQSHIEDTMNAGAGLCDAQTVEMVAKNGAAAIYELIEMGVPFSKQETSDAYHLTQEGGHSHRRVIHAADHTGKTVTETLLEVVKNTPNITVLPDHMTVDLILNKDRRRCIGAYILDQTSGDVKTHLAQFTVLATGGASKTYLYTSNPDTSTGDGIAMAWRAGCSVTNMEFNQFHPTCLYHPQDRSFLISEAVRGEGGILKLPNGEPFMQHYDERKDLAPRDIVARAIDQEMKKHGIDCVYLDISHQSEDFIRHHFPTIQKRCLNVGIDITRQPIPVVPAAHYTCGGITTDLKGRTDLKNLYAIGETAYTGLHGANRLASNSLVEGLVFAETAYQDIKAKIKPTFDPDRNVKDWDDTRVTPAKEKVLVSHDWDEVRRLMWDYVGIVRTDKRLKRALKRIKILKQEIYEYYYDHKLNADLLELRNLAQVAELMIKSALKRKESRGLNFNLDYPFMKKRSKPTTLMPKPHDKNKKKS is encoded by the coding sequence ATGAATTCCGATGTCCTTCCTCATTCCCACACTGATGTTCTCGTCATCGGCAGCGGCATTGCCGGGCTGTCCATCGCCCTGAAACTGGCCAAACATTTTTCCGTCACGCTGGTGGCCAAATCCTCGATGAACGAAGGCAGTTCAGCCTATGCGCAAGGCGGCATCGCGGCGGTTCTGGACCCTTTCGACTCCGTACAATCACACATTGAAGACACCATGAATGCCGGGGCCGGTTTGTGCGACGCCCAAACCGTCGAAATGGTCGCCAAGAACGGGGCCGCCGCCATCTATGAGTTGATTGAAATGGGCGTCCCCTTCAGCAAACAGGAAACGTCGGATGCCTACCACCTGACCCAGGAAGGCGGACACAGTCATCGCCGCGTCATCCATGCAGCGGACCACACCGGCAAAACCGTCACCGAAACCCTTTTGGAAGTGGTGAAAAACACCCCGAACATCACCGTTTTGCCGGACCACATGACCGTCGACCTCATTCTCAACAAGGACCGACGCCGCTGCATTGGTGCCTATATTTTGGATCAAACCAGCGGAGACGTAAAAACCCACCTGGCGCAATTCACGGTTCTCGCCACCGGCGGCGCCAGCAAAACCTATTTGTACACCAGCAACCCCGACACCTCGACCGGTGACGGCATTGCCATGGCCTGGCGAGCCGGCTGCTCGGTCACCAACATGGAATTCAACCAGTTTCACCCGACCTGTCTGTATCACCCGCAAGACCGGTCTTTTTTGATTTCCGAAGCGGTACGGGGTGAGGGTGGCATTTTGAAGCTGCCGAATGGCGAACCCTTCATGCAGCATTATGATGAACGCAAGGATTTGGCACCGCGCGACATTGTGGCCCGCGCCATTGACCAGGAAATGAAAAAACACGGTATCGATTGTGTCTATTTAGACATTTCCCATCAATCGGAAGATTTTATCCGCCATCACTTCCCGACCATCCAGAAACGCTGTCTGAACGTCGGCATCGACATCACCCGGCAACCGATACCAGTGGTTCCGGCCGCACACTACACCTGTGGCGGCATCACCACCGACCTCAAAGGGCGGACCGACCTCAAAAACCTTTACGCCATTGGCGAAACCGCCTATACCGGCCTGCACGGCGCGAACCGTCTGGCGAGCAACTCATTGGTGGAAGGCTTGGTCTTTGCCGAAACCGCTTATCAGGACATCAAGGCGAAAATCAAGCCCACCTTCGACCCGGACCGCAACGTCAAGGATTGGGACGACACGCGGGTCACGCCGGCGAAAGAAAAGGTATTGGTCAGTCATGACTGGGATGAAGTGCGTCGTTTGATGTGGGATTACGTCGGCATTGTTCGCACCGACAAACGTTTGAAACGCGCTTTAAAGCGTATCAAAATCTTGAAACAGGAAATTTACGAATACTATTACGACCATAAGCTGAACGCCGATTTGCTCGAACTGCGTAACTTGGCTCAGGTAGCCGAACTGATGATCAAGAGTGCGTTAAAACGCAAGGAAAGTCGCGGTTTGAACTTCAATCTGGATTACCCTTTCATGAAGAAGCGTAGCAAGCCGACTACGCTAATGCCCAAACCGCACGACAAAAACAAAAAGAAATCTTAA
- a CDS encoding DUF5610 domain-containing protein produces MSISQIPPGLQAYQKLAGTQSEALASDKAQKGQEMKFDQIAIRNENQASLVAHLFGNSDEAIGNALKMTYQSAITNLNDILAPDLGENAISLENLEKQGGMEYWSPENTADRILSGATGFLEGFKKVHPELEGEELMNKFMEVVGGGLQQGFDEAQGILEELKVFDGMVKDNFTTTTDLVNKGMENFRRDYLGLPPLEEAEATPDSDDTGTDTETV; encoded by the coding sequence ATGTCTATTTCACAGATACCACCCGGATTACAGGCCTACCAAAAACTGGCCGGCACCCAAAGTGAAGCCCTCGCGTCGGACAAAGCCCAGAAAGGGCAGGAAATGAAATTCGACCAAATCGCCATCCGCAACGAAAACCAAGCCAGCCTGGTGGCACATTTGTTCGGCAACTCCGACGAGGCCATCGGCAACGCATTGAAAATGACCTACCAATCGGCCATTACCAACCTGAATGACATTCTGGCACCAGACCTGGGCGAAAATGCCATTAGTTTGGAGAACCTGGAAAAACAAGGTGGTATGGAATATTGGTCGCCGGAAAACACCGCCGACCGTATTCTCAGTGGTGCCACCGGCTTCCTGGAAGGCTTTAAAAAAGTCCACCCGGAACTGGAAGGTGAAGAACTGATGAACAAATTCATGGAAGTCGTTGGCGGCGGGTTGCAGCAAGGCTTTGACGAAGCCCAAGGCATTCTGGAAGAACTCAAAGTGTTCGACGGCATGGTCAAGGACAACTTCACGACCACCACCGATTTGGTCAATAAAGGCATGGAAAACTTCCGTCGGGACTATTTGGGCTTACCGCCGTTAGAGGAAGCAGAAGCCACGCCGGACAGTGACGACACCGGCACCGACACGGAAACCGTTTAA
- a CDS encoding AraC family transcriptional regulator gives MTTGHNKTPNTSAIQALHDELAAVINRLTLDQEDCPTAIPNLSFFRREAPSDPCVCLIEPSIVLVVQGAKQMLIGDDVHEYNTERFLVTSLDLPASSQVLEASPETPSLGLVLKLDMRIIAELISQTKRPIPRGDAAESSAVLGTVTPELLEPFTRLLALLDHTDDMTVLAPLIEREIHYRLLQTDLAPRLWRIVSVGSQSQRIASAIDWLKLNYAQPLRIDELAHHVQMSSSSLHHYFRQLTAKSPLQYQKWLRLNEARRLMLNEGMEAARAAFQVGYESPSQFSREYSRLFGAPPRRDIEALRQNSQTA, from the coding sequence ATGACAACCGGACATAACAAAACACCAAACACATCTGCCATTCAAGCATTGCATGATGAACTGGCCGCGGTGATTAACCGTTTGACCCTGGATCAGGAAGACTGTCCGACGGCGATTCCCAATCTATCGTTTTTCCGACGGGAAGCGCCCTCGGATCCGTGTGTGTGTTTGATCGAACCGAGCATTGTGCTCGTGGTGCAAGGCGCCAAACAAATGTTGATTGGCGACGATGTGCATGAATACAATACCGAACGCTTTCTGGTAACCTCACTGGATTTGCCGGCCAGCTCACAAGTGCTGGAAGCCAGCCCCGAAACCCCCTCTTTGGGCTTGGTTTTAAAACTCGATATGCGCATCATTGCGGAATTGATTTCACAAACCAAACGGCCGATTCCACGCGGCGATGCGGCGGAAAGCAGCGCTGTTCTCGGAACCGTCACCCCGGAATTATTGGAACCCTTTACGCGGTTGCTGGCCTTGTTGGACCACACCGACGACATGACTGTTTTGGCCCCGCTGATTGAACGGGAAATTCATTACCGCTTACTGCAAACGGATTTGGCACCACGGTTGTGGCGAATTGTTTCAGTCGGCAGTCAAAGCCAGCGGATTGCCAGCGCCATCGATTGGCTGAAACTGAATTACGCCCAACCGCTTCGGATTGATGAACTCGCGCACCATGTGCAAATGAGCAGTTCCAGCCTGCACCACTACTTCCGCCAACTCACGGCCAAAAGTCCGTTGCAATATCAAAAATGGTTACGTTTAAATGAAGCCCGACGTTTAATGCTCAATGAAGGCATGGAAGCGGCACGCGCCGCATTTCAGGTCGGTTACGAAAGTCCCTCGCAATTCAGCCGGGAGTACAGTCGCCTGTTCGGCGCGCCACCGAGACGGGATATTGAAGCCTTGCGCCAAAACTCACAAACGGCTTAA